In the genome of Nycticebus coucang isolate mNycCou1 chromosome 12, mNycCou1.pri, whole genome shotgun sequence, one region contains:
- the LOC128562634 gene encoding prothymosin alpha-like, translated as MSDTAEDTEVTTKDLEEKKEVVDEAENGRDAPATGNANEENGEQEADNEVDEEEEEGDGKEEDGDEEEEAEATTGKRAAEDDEDEDVDTKKRKTQDD; from the coding sequence ATGTCAGACACAGCAGAGGACACTGAGGTCACCACCAAGGACttagaggagaagaaggaagttgTGGACGAGGCAGAGAATGGAAGAGACGCTCCTGCTACTGGGAACGCTAATGAGGAAAATGGGGAGCAGGAGGCTGACAATGAGGtcgatgaagaagaggaagaaggtgatGGTAAAGAAGAGGATggagatgaagaggaggaagcGGAGGCCACCACCGGCAAAAGGGCAgctgaagatgatgaggatgaggATGTTGACACCAAGAAGCGGAAGACTCAGGATGACTAG